Proteins from a single region of Ziziphus jujuba cultivar Dongzao chromosome 1, ASM3175591v1:
- the LOC107427961 gene encoding probable sucrose-phosphate synthase 1: MAGKERINSYLEAIVDMCSCSKSCNSWLVQSEREISSGQELSLIRYFMEEVIAAFHESEADLHCSWIQAASAARRTTRRHRNTRLENLCWRIWNMALSPFHKNYTHHQLQEEKSSKAKFKHHVEEERGNLEDTADNVSEDLLEGDITSADHSESTINGRLPPPIINSINPQKGKNLYIVLISLHGLIRGEDMELGRDSDTGGQVKYVVEFARALGPMPGVYRVDLLTRQISSPEVHWSYGEPTEKLTTQSNTEPFMDDNEMGDQSSSTRGSYIIRIPFGPKHKYIPKEHLWPHVPEFIDAALDHITKTSKLVGDQINGGKPVWPVAIHGHYADAGEAATFLSGALNVPMVFTGLSLGRDKLEQLLKQGRLSMEEINSTYKIMRRIEAEELSLDASELVITSTRQEIEKHWRLYHGFNPAMEMKLRTRTKLDFSCFGRFTPRMVIIPPGMELHHIVTQGGYMNSEIDKDEDPPIWSEIIRFFTNPHKPMILALARPDPKKNLATLVKAFGECRPLRELANLTLIMGNRDVINEMSSTNASVLRSVLMLIDKYDLYGQVAYPKHHKQSDVPDIYRLAAKTKGVFINPALIEPFGLTFIEAAAHGLPIVATKNGGPVDIHRVLDNGLLVDPHDQQSISGALLKLVADKQLWAKCKQNGLKNIHLFSWPEHCKTYLSQIASCKTRHLQWCNDGAEISEFDPPADSLRDMQDVSLDLNFTLDKEKNRTSEKNSNSIESKGNDSYGRSNLKDFVSNGISKDTHKVGFVENADRNSNDKFPVLRIRKDLIVIAVDCDTTTGLIETSRTIFEAARKGRIEGSLGFILSTSLSMSEINSLVLPGGFSPYDFDAVICNSGSDLYYPSPNFENSPFVIDSGYHSHIKHQWGGEGLRKTLVDWAASLTDTKDESEKQIVIDAAEQLSTNYCYAFKVHKPGMIPPVNELQKFLRIQALRCRLIYCQNGTRLNAIPVLASRCQALRYLYVRWGVEISKMVVFVGECGDTDYEGLLGGLHKTVVLKGICRNDNINHPLSDSMPFDSPNIMHTAEDCSTTDIQASLEKLGLLKY, from the exons ATGGCAGGAAAGGAACGGATAAACAGCTACCTGGAggccatagttgacatgtgttCTTGTTCCAAGTCATGTAATAGTTGGTTGGTTCAGAGTGAGAGAGAAATCAGTTCAGGCCAAGAGTTGAGTCTCATACGCTATTTCATGGAGGAAGTCATAGCTGCCTTCCATGAGAGTGAGGCCGACCTCCATTGCTCATGGATTCAGGCTGCTTCTGCCGCAAGGAGAACTACTCGCCGCCATCGGAATACCAGACTGGAGAATTTGTGCTGGAGGATTTGGAATATGGCTCTATCACCTTTCCACAAAAATTATACTCACCATCag CTTCAAGAAGAGAAGAGCAGCAAAGCGAAGTTCAAACATCATGTTGAAGAAGAAAGAGGCAACCTTGAAGATACTGCTGACAATGTTTCTGAAGACTTGCTGGAGGGAGATATCACATCAGCTGATCATAGTGAAAGTACCATTAATGGCAGACTACCACCTCCTATTATAAACTCTATTAATCCACAAAAGGGGAAAAATCTATATATTGTATTAATAAG CCTTCATGGTCTGATCAGGGGTGAAGATATGGAGCTTGGTCGTGATTCTGATACTGGTGGTCAG GTTAAGTATGTTGTGGAATTTGCAAGGGCTTTGGGACCAATGCCTGGAGTATACAGAGTGGATCTGCTAACCAGACAAATATCCTCACCAGAAGTACATTGGAGCTATGGTGAGCCCACAGAGAAGCTGACTACTCAATCAAATACAGAACCTTTCATGGATGACAATGAGATGGGTGATCAGAGCAGCAGTACTAGAGGTTCTTACATAATTCGTATACCATTTGgtccaaaacataaatatattccGAAAGAACATCTCTGGCCTCACGTCCCAGAATTCATTGATGCTGCATTGGATCACATAACAAAAACATCTAAACTTGTTGGAGACCAAATCAATGGTGGGAAACCAGTTTGGCCTGTTGCCATCCATGGTCACTATGCAGATGCAGGTGAAGCTGCTACATTTCTTTCTGGTGCTCTCAATGTACCTATGGTCTTTACTGGACTCTCACTTGGTCGAGACAAGTTGGAGCAGCTTTTGAAACAAGGTCGTCTTTCCATGGAGGAAATAAATTCCACATACAAGATAATGCGACGTATAGAGGCTGAAGAGTTGTCCCTCGATGCCTCTGAATTAGTCATAACCAGCACTAGACAGGAAATAGAGAAGCACTGGCGACTGTATCATGGTTTTAATCCTGCAATGGAAATGAAACTCAGGACAAGGACTAAACTTGATTTTAGCTGTTTTGGAAGATTTACTCCGCGCATGGTG ATAATTCCTCCTGGAATGGAATTACATCACATTGTTACACAAGGTGGTTATATGAATAGTGAAATAGATAAAGATGAAGACCCACCAATCTGGTCCGAG ATAATTCGTTTCTTTACCAACCCTCACAAGCCAATGATTCTTGCACTTGCCAGACCAGATCCCAAAAAGAACTTGGCAACACTGGTTAAAGCGTTTGGAGAATGTCGTCCACTGAGGGAGCTTGCTAACCTT ACACTAATTATGGGGAATCGAGATGTAATCAACGAAATGTCGAGCACAAATGCTTCTGTTCTTAGGTCAGTGTTGATGCTTATTGACAAATATGATCTGTACGGACAAGTCGCATATCCTAAACACCACAAACAATCTGACGTTCCTGACATATATCGCCTAGCAGCAAAGACAAAG GGTGTTTTCATTAATCCCGCATTGATTGAGCCGTTTGGGCTCACATTTATTGAG GCAGCAGCACATGGTCTGCCCATTGTTGCCACAAAAAATGGTGGTCCTGTTGACATACATCGG GTACTTGACAATGGTCTTCTTGTTGATCCCCATGATCAGCAGTCTATTTCAGGTGCTCTTCTAAAGCTTGTTGCAGACAAGCAGCTTTGGGCAAAGTGTAAGCAGAATGGGTTGAAAAATATTCACCTATTTTCATGGCCTGAGCACTGCAAGACTTACCTATCTCAAATAGCCAGTTGCAAAACAAGGCATCTACAATGGTGTAATGATGGTGCTGAAATTTCAGAATTTGATCCACCAGCTGATTCCTTGAGAGATATGCAAGATGTATCTTTGGACTTGAACTTTACACTAGATAAAGAAAAGAATAGAACCAGTGAGAAAAACAGCAACTCTATAGAATCCAAAGGAAATGATTCTTATGGAAGAAGTAATTTAAAGGACTTTGTTTCAAATGGCATCTCGAAGGATACACATAAGGTTGGTTTCGTAGAGAACGCAGACCGAAACAGCAATGATAAATTCCCTGTTCTGAGGATCAGGAAAGATCTCATTGTCATTGCTGTGGATTGTGATACCACTACTGGTCTTATTGAAACCTCAAGAACGATTTTTGAGGCTGCAAGAAAGGGAAGGATTGAAGGCTCTTTAGGGTTCATATTGTCAACATCATTGAGCATGTCCGAGATAAACTCACTTGTCCTCCCAGGAGGTTTTAGTCCATATGACTTTGATGCTGTTATCTGCAACAGTGGCAGTGATCTATACTATCCATCTCCGAATTTCGAAAACAGTCCCTTTGTGATTGACTCTGGTTACCACTCACACATTAAACATCAATGGGGTGGAGAAGGGTTGAGGAAGACTTTGGTAGATTGGGCAGCTTCACTAACTGATACAAAAGATGAGAGTGAGAAACAGATTGTTATTGATGCTGCTGAACAACTTTCAACGAATTATTGTTATGCTTTTAAAGTGCATAAGCCAGGAATG ATTCCGCCGGTTAATGAACTTCAGAAGTTCCTGAGGATTCAGGCTTTACGTTGCCGTCTTATTTATTGTCAAAACGGTACCAGGTTGAACGCCATTCCAGTTTTGGCATCTCGTTGTCAAGCTCTCAG GTATTTATATGTAAGATGGGGAGTGGAGATTTCAAAGATGGTGGTTTTTGTTGGAGAATGTGGAGACACAGATTATGAAGGATTATTAGGTGGGCTCCATAAAACTGTTGTACTGAAAGGAATTTGTAGAAATGATAACATAAACCACCCTCTATCAGACTCCATGCCATTTGACAGCCCCAATATTATGCACACAGCTGAGGACTGCAGCACCACAGACATTCAAGCTTCCTTAGAGAAACTAGGACTTCTCAAGTACTAG